ACAAATATCAGAAAATATGGCTTCTTAATGCTGATATCAAGCAAGAGTTTCTGTTAATACTTGAACAAATCTAGTCTAGGTCGTAAGAGATGGATTCAAAtcaagcggggggggggggggaatgtgcCTGAAAAAGCAGGACGGTCCCCGTCTTGAGACTTGATTCCAAACCATAGGAAGACTGGTCGAATCGGGCTACATCAACATTTCAAAATCTCTGTCAGATTAAAAATAGGAGGGGGGATTAGATGTAGTCATACTGGTACATTTCCCAAACTGTATGttgcaaaaaatatatttcaatatacatatatacgtaCAATATACATCTATTTCACTAATATTTGTTTTAGTCTTTAGGAAAATATACATTGCTTCAAAGGTTTGGATGTTCCGGTCTCTATTCTTGTGTAGTGTAATGACATTGTTCTTCAGTCCATACATAACAATAAATTAAAACAAAACTGGAAAAATAGATTGTATGATAAAAGGAAACATAGAAAAGTATGTAAATAAGAAAAATCATAATGGTATATGCTGTAATCTCTGCCCACTAACAGATGCACACCTGCATGTGGTAACACTGAATaagttattgatttcataaaCCCTCAACGTCTGAATGTATAATAATAACACCATATCCATGTACGCACCATGTGCATTGTCTGTAGAGTCTACCAAGTCTATAAGAATGGGAATGTGTTGTTTCTCAGGAGCCCACTATGATCTCCATGATGTGATCCAGTTCATTGAGGTCTGATCGGCAGCTGGTGCTAGAGCTGAGGGGTGAGGGCCCATGGGAGGACAGGCTCTCCAGGAGGTCGTAGGGCCCCATCTTAGGCGCACTCTGCATGCCTGTCAGCACCGTGTCAAGGTCGTAGTAGGACGCATCCACATCTGAAAACAGTTCCTCCAGGGCAGGGTCAGGGCTGGGCGCAGGGTTTTTGATCTCGAACGTGCCAAAGACCTGCTCTGCTGTCCTGGAGTCCTCCACAAGCCTGTCACTGTCTCCCTCCTCCGAACCAGACCcacactcctcactgtcctcatcttcctcctcatcttcaccATTTTCCTCTTCCCAACAGGGGTCCATGCCAAAGGTGCCTGGCAGGTAGGAGGTTGGGGCTTGGGGGGAAACCGTGGACATGGTCACCCCCCCCtcgccctcctcctccactaccacctcctcctcctcctctgcaggGCAACCCTCTGACCCCACTGCTGGGAAGGGCTTGAGTACCTGCTCCCCCTGGGTTGCCTCGGTCTGCCGACACAGCACCTCGGTGGCCACCAGGCGGTCTGCAGAGCACTGGGCAGCAGCGTTGGCAGCACTCAGAGCCTGGGTCATGATCTGCCAGGTGCCGTCCTGGGTCATCTCCTCCTGGATCTGCCTCACCGTGTTGGCAATCAGCACTGAACGGCACAGGTTGGGCTCCACCAGCATGTGGCACAGCTGCAGCTTGATTAGGGACATGTCCAGCAGGGACTGCCGCTGCAGGCTGTAGGATGACAGCATCCTTACGGCCACCGAACTCGGCTGGTTTACATCCTCACCGCCTGCCGCAGGTTCATCCCCAGAGTCAGAAAACTTGCGCTTCGTGCCCTTCGGGAACATTTTGGCTCTCTGGGGTGAGGGGAGACGGAGAGTGTTATTGATGAAAAATCAGTCACAAAAACTTTACcattcagacacaaacacacatggtaTCATGAAAGACTGTTGTTTTGCAGAATTTTACTTATCAAAAGTACATTCTAAAAATGAATGAACTTATGTGTGGTGTTATGTTTGAAGTGTGTGGCATAAGGTCAAACTATTAAGGTGATAAGCTAAATTTCAATTGGTAAGAGAATTCTGTGATGAAGAATCTCTAGGTTAGCTAAATATTCATGTAGTGGCCTACAGTATAAATGGCTTGTTGTTTTTCTGAAAGTTTGCTATACCTTTCCTGTTGAGAGGCACAGGCATTAGCATAGCAGCTTGGTCCCGGCTGCAGCGCTTCAGTACTTTTGTACAAGAAAC
This sequence is a window from Oncorhynchus gorbuscha isolate QuinsamMale2020 ecotype Even-year linkage group LG17, OgorEven_v1.0, whole genome shotgun sequence. Protein-coding genes within it:
- the LOC124001781 gene encoding cell division cycle-associated protein 4-like encodes the protein MFPKGTKRKFSDSGDEPAAGGEDVNQPSSVAVRMLSSYSLQRQSLLDMSLIKLQLCHMLVEPNLCRSVLIANTVRQIQEEMTQDGTWQIMTQALSAANAAAQCSADRLVATEVLCRQTEATQGEQVLKPFPAVGSEGCPAEEEEEVVVEEEGEGGVTMSTVSPQAPTSYLPGTFGMDPCWEEENGEDEEEDEDSEECGSGSEEGDSDRLVEDSRTAEQVFGTFEIKNPAPSPDPALEELFSDVDASYYDLDTVLTGMQSAPKMGPYDLLESLSSHGPSPLSSSTSCRSDLNELDHIMEIIVGS